One Cryptosporangium minutisporangium DNA segment encodes these proteins:
- a CDS encoding DUF308 domain-containing protein: MATRSVGRTTGPSGAWLGEAALGMAWVALGVAVLIWPEATLRVVAVLLGLGLVVVGVARVLLGLSMKRPAGTLAIGVVLVVGGVLCLADVAASVGVLAALVAVLWILDGTSALFLAFRVHGSVRIWLIVVGTVTVLAGCVFLFWPTLSLATIVLTISITAIVIGFCELGLAASIRREAMLRSDVAPPAAAA, translated from the coding sequence ATGGCGACGCGATCAGTGGGGCGGACGACCGGGCCGAGCGGCGCATGGCTGGGGGAGGCCGCCCTCGGGATGGCGTGGGTCGCACTCGGAGTGGCGGTTCTAATCTGGCCCGAGGCGACCCTGCGGGTAGTGGCCGTGCTGCTCGGCCTCGGCCTCGTGGTCGTCGGAGTGGCCCGGGTGTTGCTGGGTCTCTCGATGAAACGTCCGGCGGGAACCCTCGCGATCGGAGTGGTGCTCGTGGTGGGCGGCGTGCTGTGTCTCGCCGACGTCGCCGCCAGTGTCGGGGTGCTGGCCGCCCTGGTGGCGGTGCTCTGGATCCTCGACGGCACGTCAGCGCTGTTCCTCGCGTTCCGGGTGCACGGCAGCGTGCGGATCTGGTTGATCGTGGTGGGGACCGTGACCGTCTTGGCCGGCTGCGTGTTCCTGTTCTGGCCGACGCTGTCGCTCGCCACCATCGTTCTCACGATCAGTATTACGGCGATCGTCATCGGCTTCTGCGAACTGGGGCTCGCCGCGTCGATCCGGCGCGAGGCGATGCTCCGGAGCGACGTGGCGCCGCCCGCCGCTGCGGCGTGA
- a CDS encoding YchJ family protein, with amino-acid sequence MSVPDRCPCGSRREYAECCEPFHLGAAAPTAEALMRSRYSAFARSLAPYLLRTWHPSTRPDHLDLDAEITWRALQIVDTVDGGPDDDTGVVEFRAIARSADGERHVQHERSTFTRVDGRWFYVDGGSGPLLR; translated from the coding sequence ATGAGCGTTCCCGACCGGTGCCCGTGCGGCTCCCGCCGGGAGTACGCCGAGTGCTGCGAGCCGTTCCACCTCGGGGCCGCCGCGCCGACCGCCGAGGCGCTCATGCGCTCCCGGTACAGCGCCTTCGCCCGCAGCCTCGCTCCGTACCTGCTGCGCACCTGGCACCCCTCGACGCGCCCCGATCATCTCGATCTGGACGCCGAGATCACTTGGCGCGCCCTACAGATCGTCGACACCGTGGACGGCGGCCCGGACGACGACACCGGGGTCGTGGAGTTCCGGGCGATCGCGCGCTCGGCGGACGGCGAGCGTCACGTGCAGCACGAGCGCAGCACGTTCACGCGCGTTGACGGCCGCTGGTTCTACGTCGACGGCGGGTCGGGACCGCTGCTCCGATAA